From Penicillium digitatum chromosome 5, complete sequence, one genomic window encodes:
- a CDS encoding Aminoacyl-tRNA synthetase, class II (D/K/N), producing MEVLTIQSTLATPHHQALEHIYLTPKKQRVDIETTEILQDEEIPRTPEEKRIVPKLWQNPQTYAVQALHSPWHRTMLHLQSALFHASIDFFRHKLHYEYLVVPLTTGSISSPMGLGSDSQPVRIQLNHQPTYLADSQQFLLEYALRLQDVPNGVYYAGTSCRGEDHDATHLNQFCHVECELLGGLAAGMTVASQYIIDLTQSLLDSHSTEIARYAGTTSHMQQLLELYRANNNSFPTITLAEVLALPELTSEMWECVVPGAPEYGRLITRKGEQMLIAKFGGACWLTEMDHLSVPFYQAYSPGTPTQEVAKAQCADFLVGMGEVLGCGHRHVSVDQAMRGLREHGVNPEDYKWYLEMRRERDLETTGWGIGTERYLCWVLGHDDVRDVQIFPRLKGLECAP from the coding sequence ATGGAAGTCCTCACCATTCAATCAACCCTTGCCACACCCCATCACCAAGCTCTAGAACACATCTACCTTACACCGAAGAAGCAACGGGTGGATATTGAGACCACCGAGATCCTCCAAGATGAAGAGATTCCACGGACACCGGAAGAAAAACGCATCGTTCCAAAGCTATGGCAGAACCCCCAAACCTACGCAGTGCAGGCTCTCCACAGCCCCTGGCACCGCACCATGTTACACCTCCAAAGCGCACTTTTCCACGCCTCCATCGACTTTTTCCGCCACAAACTGCACTATGAGTACCTTGTCGTTCCCCTCACCACGGGTAGTATCAGTTCTCCAATGGGTCTGGGTTCGGACTCTCAACCCGTCAGGATCCAGCTGAACCACCAACCCACCTACCTCGCCGACTCTCAGCAATTCCTCCTCGAATACGCCCTGCGGCTCCAAGATGTGCCCAACGGCGTGTACTACGCCGGCACCTCTTGCCGTGGGGAAGACCACGACGCCACTCACCTCAACCAATTCTGCCACGTGGAATGTGAACTTCTTGGCGGATTGGCAGCAGGCATGACCGTTGCGAGCCAATACATCATTGACCTCACCCAATCACTGCTTGATTCGCACAGCACTGAGATCGCTCGGTATGCTGGTACCACATCGCACATGCAGCAGCTGCTCGAGCTCTACCGCGCAAACAACAACTCTTTCCCTACTATCACCCTCGCCGAGGTACTGGCGCTGCCGGAGCTCACGAGTGAAATGTGGGAATGTGTCGTTCCGGGAGCCCCCGAATATGGACGTCTTATCACGCGCAAGGGTGAACAGATGCTTATTGCCAAGTTTGGGGGTGCGTGCTGGTTGACGGAGATGGATCATCTGAGTGTACCGTTTTATCAGGCCTATTCTCCAGGCACTCCGACGCAAGAGGTTGCCAAAGCCCAATGTGCGGATTTCTTGGTGGGAATGGGTGAGGTCCTTGGTTGTGGGCATCGGCATGTTTCGGTGGATCAGGCCATGCGTGGCTTACGGGAGCATGGGGTTAACCCTGAGGACTATAAGTGGTACTTGGAGATGCGGAGAGAGAGGGATCTGGAGACGACGGGGTGGGGGATTGGGACGGAACGGTATCTGTGTTGGGTTTTGGGACATGACGATGTGCGAGATGTGCAGATTTTCCCAAGATTGAAGGGCTTAGAGTGTGCGCCTTGA
- a CDS encoding putative C2H2 type zinc finger domain-containing protein, which produces MSLDFDPFYLFELSQEQHNSGDLWTPGELWPLEEVVDLNDFNNRVDPSLQLDPNFDFLWSQLNGSLSSVDGSLEQPLSSPTSLSSSTHQSQADSKPWTPPDIFEIGYQDENGDWRCNYSGCLSRQVFLRACDLRKHYRSHQKTYFCKERDCAWSKIGFSSSKDCQRHMRSHRPMIKCSAAESLGCTRVFSRVDNMKEHHRKIHEFSQNNLFPRPCRRSHKRKDSLDKPPELDSTAGPS; this is translated from the exons ATGTCACTTGATTTCGACCCCTTCTACCTTTTCGAACTCTCCCAGGAGCAACATAATTCGGGCGATCTATGGACCCCTGGAGAGTTGTGGCCACTAGAGGAAGTGGTCGATTTGAACGACTTCAACAATAGAGTCGACCCATCGTTGCAACTGGATCCGAATTTCGATTTCCTGTGGTCCCAATTAAACGGAAGTCTCTCCTCGGTAGATGGTTCTTTGGAGCAGCCTCTTTCTTCACCGACCTCGCTATCTTCCTCGACACATCAATCACAAGCCGATTCAAAGCCCTGGACGCCTCCCGATATCTTTGAAATAGGCTATCAAGATGAAAACGGTGATTGGCGCTGCAACTATTCCGGATGTCTCTCCCGTCAGGTCTTTCTGCGGGCCTGCGATCTGCGAAAGCATTACCGTTCCCATCAGAAAACTTACTTCTGTAAGGAACGGGACTGTGCCTGGTCAAAGATCGGGTTCTCCTCAAGTAAAGACTGTCAACGGCACATGAGGTCTCATAGGCCGATGATCAAATGCTCTGCGGCGGAGTCGTTGGGATGTACGCGGGTGTTCAGTCGAGTTG ATAATATG AAAGAACATCATCGCAAGATCCATGAATTTTCGCAGAATAATCTGTTTCCTCGACCGTGCAGACGCAGCCACAAAAGGAAAGACAGTCTGGATAAGCCACCTGAGCTTGACAGTACTGCAGGACCTTCATAA